The Hydrogenophaga crocea genome contains a region encoding:
- a CDS encoding DUF2341 domain-containing protein — protein MKRFLALFALVLALPLSAHAWWNGDWSARKKITLDTAAAGIGSEVVDVPVLVRLSTGGFDFLAAQDNGGDLRFVAEDDKTVLAHRIERFDSVNELAFVWVRVPRLAPGNSTQHVWLYHGHQAAPAAQALPVYDEAQWAVWSMNEEQGLPQDSTAAGHHIGAGALTPVPAGLVGGAARLSNGAGLQSGAASLAAGSGFTLSLWVKPEQADGQLLAYGSLSLALAQGTPVAQVGAARAAAPAPLSLNAWHHVAVSWGGNALTLFVNGQPVATANAAFVGAPALTLGAGFTGELDEVQVSTVARSPAWVAVLADSQGMAPRLVRQGPEESAGGGEHTGYFMATMNNLTVDGWVVTIICVLMLFVALYVIWAKALLLARVEKSNPRFSEAFQRLSEQLRTLDADAREHASRLDALTAQQAQFRHSPLMRIYEVGARELKSRFHFGDERASVVHPDGVSAPSVSERAMLAVRAALDAQMTRERARLDRNMVLLTIAISGGPFLGLLGTVVGVMITFAAIAAAGDVNVNAIAPGIAAALVATVAGLGVAIPSLFGYNYLQTKIKTLSNDMTVFVDEFVTRMAETYGD, from the coding sequence ATGAAACGTTTTCTCGCCCTGTTTGCGCTGGTGCTCGCGCTGCCCCTGTCCGCCCATGCCTGGTGGAACGGCGACTGGTCCGCCCGCAAGAAGATCACCCTGGACACCGCCGCCGCCGGCATCGGCAGCGAGGTGGTGGACGTGCCCGTGCTGGTGCGCCTGTCCACCGGCGGTTTCGACTTCCTCGCGGCGCAGGACAACGGCGGCGATCTGCGCTTCGTCGCTGAAGACGACAAGACCGTGCTGGCCCACCGCATCGAGCGCTTCGACAGCGTCAACGAGCTGGCCTTCGTCTGGGTGCGCGTGCCGCGCCTGGCGCCGGGCAACAGCACGCAGCACGTGTGGCTCTACCACGGCCACCAGGCCGCGCCCGCCGCGCAGGCGCTGCCGGTCTACGACGAGGCGCAGTGGGCGGTGTGGTCGATGAACGAGGAACAGGGCCTGCCGCAGGACAGCACCGCGGCGGGCCACCACATCGGCGCCGGCGCGCTCACGCCGGTGCCGGCCGGCCTCGTCGGCGGCGCGGCGCGGCTGTCCAACGGCGCCGGCCTGCAAAGCGGCGCTGCTTCGCTCGCCGCGGGCAGCGGCTTCACGCTGTCGCTGTGGGTCAAGCCCGAACAGGCCGATGGCCAGTTGCTGGCCTACGGAAGCCTGAGCCTGGCGCTGGCGCAGGGCACGCCGGTGGCGCAGGTCGGTGCGGCGCGCGCCGCGGCCCCCGCGCCGCTCTCGCTCAACGCCTGGCACCACGTGGCTGTGAGCTGGGGGGGCAACGCGCTCACGCTGTTCGTGAACGGCCAGCCCGTGGCCACGGCGAACGCGGCCTTCGTGGGCGCGCCCGCGCTCACGCTGGGCGCGGGCTTCACGGGCGAACTCGACGAGGTGCAGGTCTCCACGGTGGCGCGCAGCCCGGCCTGGGTGGCGGTGCTGGCCGACAGCCAGGGCATGGCGCCGCGCCTGGTGCGCCAGGGCCCCGAAGAAAGCGCTGGCGGCGGCGAACACACCGGCTACTTCATGGCCACCATGAACAACCTGACGGTGGACGGCTGGGTCGTGACCATCATCTGCGTGCTCATGCTGTTCGTGGCGCTCTACGTGATCTGGGCCAAGGCGCTGCTGCTGGCCCGCGTGGAGAAGAGCAACCCGCGCTTCAGCGAGGCCTTCCAGCGCCTGAGCGAGCAGCTGCGCACGCTCGACGCCGATGCGCGCGAACACGCCAGCCGGCTCGACGCGCTGACCGCGCAGCAGGCGCAGTTCCGCCACTCGCCGCTGATGCGCATCTACGAGGTCGGCGCGCGCGAGCTGAAGTCGCGCTTTCATTTCGGCGACGAGCGCGCCTCGGTGGTGCACCCCGATGGCGTGAGCGCGCCGTCGGTGAGCGAGCGCGCCATGCTCGCCGTGCGCGCCGCGCTGGACGCGCAGATGACGCGCGAGCGCGCGCGGCTGGACCGCAACATGGTGTTGCTGACCATCGCGATCTCGGGCGGGCCCTTCCTGGGCCTGCTGGGCACGGTGGTGGGCGTGATGATCACCTTCGCGGCGATTGCCGCCGCCGGCGACGTGAACGTGAACGCGATCGCGCCCGGCATCGCGGCCGCGCTGGTGGCCACGGTGGCCGGCCTGGGCGTCGCGATTCCCTCGCTGTTTGGCTACAACTACCTGCAGACCAAGATCAAGACCTTGTCCAACGACATGACGGTGTTCGTGGACGAGTTCGTGACCCGCATGGCGGAAACCTACGGGGACTGA
- a CDS encoding ExbD/TolR family protein produces MAKAQEDGAVYDDINITPMLDLSYVLLVIFILMTTASVQGIQVNLPRASNTPSLAKPSTRAITITNTGALYLDAYPMATLADLEARLLQFKANTPEFPVIVKGDSAVQYEKVVEVLDLLGRIELNQIGLVTQRPAR; encoded by the coding sequence ATGGCCAAGGCCCAGGAAGACGGTGCCGTCTACGACGACATCAACATCACCCCCATGCTGGACCTGTCGTACGTGCTGCTGGTCATCTTCATCCTGATGACCACGGCCTCGGTGCAGGGCATCCAGGTGAACCTGCCGCGCGCGAGCAACACGCCCAGCCTGGCCAAGCCGTCCACGCGTGCCATCACCATCACCAACACCGGCGCGCTCTACCTCGACGCCTACCCCATGGCCACCTTGGCCGACCTCGAGGCGCGGCTGCTGCAGTTCAAGGCCAACACGCCCGAGTTCCCGGTGATCGTCAAGGGCGATTCGGCGGTGCAGTACGAGAAGGTGGTCGAGGTGCTGGACCTGCTCGGGCGCATCGAGCTCAACCAGATCGGCCTGGTGACGCAGCGCCCTGCGCGCTGA
- a CDS encoding energy transducer TonB family protein — MSEAPKRYARLVLVALLAALAIALVVWLYQLFSKPAEGPRKRAVQEIELVKPPPPPPPPKTPPPPPPPQQQEKIDVPKPAASPAPTPAPDAQPPGPTSSLPGNGSGDAFGLPPGDGRASIGPVGGGGGGDRFAWYGALVRERITEAILRDEKLRKAQDYQRVVNVWVSASGAVTRVELVGAAAQPELDEALRLALRNLAPVREGAPADMPQPIRLRVSARS; from the coding sequence ATGTCCGAAGCCCCCAAGCGGTACGCCCGTCTGGTGCTCGTCGCGCTGCTGGCAGCGCTGGCGATCGCGCTCGTGGTCTGGCTCTACCAGCTGTTCTCCAAGCCGGCCGAGGGCCCGCGCAAGCGCGCGGTGCAGGAGATCGAGCTCGTGAAGCCGCCCCCGCCGCCGCCTCCGCCCAAGACACCGCCGCCGCCCCCGCCGCCGCAGCAGCAGGAAAAGATCGACGTGCCCAAGCCCGCGGCCTCGCCCGCGCCCACGCCGGCGCCCGACGCGCAGCCGCCCGGGCCCACCTCGTCGCTGCCGGGCAACGGCAGCGGCGATGCCTTCGGGCTGCCGCCCGGTGACGGCCGCGCCAGCATCGGCCCCGTGGGCGGCGGCGGTGGCGGTGACCGCTTCGCCTGGTACGGCGCGCTCGTGCGCGAGCGCATCACCGAGGCGATCCTGCGCGACGAGAAGCTGCGCAAGGCGCAGGACTACCAGCGCGTGGTCAACGTGTGGGTGAGCGCCAGCGGCGCGGTCACGCGCGTGGAGCTGGTGGGCGCGGCCGCCCAGCCCGAGCTCGACGAGGCCTTGCGGCTGGCCCTGCGCAACCTGGCCCCGGTGCGCGAGGGCGCACCGGCCGACATGCCCCAACCGATCCGGCTGCGGGTGTCCGCCCGCTCCTGA